From one Drosophila subpulchrella strain 33 F10 #4 breed RU33 chromosome 3L, RU_Dsub_v1.1 Primary Assembly, whole genome shotgun sequence genomic stretch:
- the LOC119552626 gene encoding uncharacterized protein LOC119552626 isoform X3, producing MRRSKMAWSNNVRLFLKLSTQRCQFLSVGSKSEAPGGQKPGIFESDILASTSNARHMECLFAKWIRDKNSIHGTWQHFFKELVKEQVDTAMTTPKLYHPRPNDPNLSEMSFQEKAKYSTSNVGSMDNRSDKVNFSVPVTSPTISPPVLKDPSSTAKSDLNTCVVRPQKEDMEVLSLSTEIRTSGIYDHTKIGRKIPCFVLTAKGVADPFSKNMTRRMSQKKPPKEPVQSSLTAERSKRSKNRRNKFQKRYSSFETFLKYWKQASKREKFRRHNGPVMVVKKRSIGNSKPNNTMCFKSYYEKRPNQRKEKVPETISKQEIKVPSKPKEDKPKDQPELDPMKCNKTPLNASQVEDKDKDVKARDNASKTIETAKKSTMVSEESRNTRIPKNKSDTYETLEDLIEDIDDNTLNEDSIQPEKAKFVESASKKMPVEYKTSLRVFRPKENVKPKAVDQSLDVKQKPALKSKKPASNKPIPETFRPLRVFNADQKVIPKDEDKSWIYWDELTVKSLRKPTPGKEISTSKPTSSKNSKDLK from the exons ATGAGAAGGTCAAAAATGGCATGGAGCAACAACGTTCGCTTGTTTTTAAAGCTCTCGACGCAGCGTTGTCAGTTCTTGAGTGTGGGCTCCAAATCCGAGGCACCCGGAGGTCAGAAACCAGGAATCTTCGAGTCCGACATCCTGGCGAGTACTTCCAACGCCCGGCACATGGAGTGCCTGTTCGCCAAATGGATCAGGGACAAAAACTCGATTCATGGA ACCTGGCAGCATTTCTTCAAGGAGTTGGTAAAGGAACAAGTAGACACCGCAATGACCACTCCTAAGCTATACCATCCCAGGCCCAACGATCCCAATCTTAGTG AAATGAGCTTTCAGGAAAAGGCCAAGTATAGTACCAGCAATGTCGGATCCATGGATAACCGTTCAGATAAG GTGAATTTTTCAGTGCCTGTGACGAGCCCAACAATCTCCCCACCGGTACTGAAGGATCCGTCAAGCACTGCGAAATCGGACTTGAATACTTGTGTGGTTCGTCCTCAAAAAGAGGACATGGAAGTTCTTTCACTTTCAACGGAAATCAGGACATCTGGAATATACGACCATACGAAAATTGGCAGAAAAATTCCCTGCTTCGTTTTAACGGCAAAGGGAGTGGCAGATCCGTTTTCCAAAAATATGACTAGGAGAATGTCCCAGAAGAAGCCACCAAAAGAACCTGTACAATCATCATTAACGGCGGAAAGATCAAAAAGATCCAAAAATCGTCGCAACAAATTTCAAAAGAGATACAGTTCCTTTGAAACATTTCTAAAATATTGGAAGCAAGCTTCCAAAAGGGAAAAGTTTAGGCGGCATAATGGCCCAGTAATGGTTGTAAAAAAACGCTCAATTGGTAATTCCAAGCCAAATAATACCATGTGCTTCAAAAGCTATTACGAAAAGAGGCCTAAccaaagaaaagaaaaggtGCCCGAAACCATAAGTAAACAGGAAATTAAAGTGCCTTCAAAACCCAAAGAGGATAAGCCAAAGGACCAGCCAGAACTAGATCCTATGAAATGTAATAAAACTCCATTAAATGCTTCCCAAGTAGAGGATAAGGATAAAGATGTGAAAGCTAGGGATAACGCTTCAAAGACCATTGAAACAGCCAAAAAGTCAACAATGGTTTCTGAGGAGAGCAGAAACACACGTATTCCAAAAAACAAAAGTGATACATATGAGACCCTTGAAGATCTAATCGAAGATATCGATGACAACACCTTAAATGAGGATTCAATTCAACCTGAAAAAGCCAAATTCGTAGAAAGTGCTTCTAAAAAGATGCCTGTAGAATACAAAACATCTCTACGGGTTTTtagaccaaaggaaaatgttAAACCGAAAGCTGTTGACCAAAGTTTAGATGTCAAGCAAAAACCAGCTTTAAAGTCGAAAAAACCAGCCTCAAATAAACCGATACCTGAAACATTTAGACCTTTGAGGGTTTTCAATGCCGATCAGAAAGTCATCCCTAAAGATGAAGATAAGTCGTGGATATATTGGGATGAGTTAACAGTGAAAAGTCTGCGAAAACCAACTCCAGGTAAGGAGATAAGCACCTCGAAACCAACAAGTTCAAAGAACTCCAAGGACCTTAAATAA
- the LOC119552626 gene encoding muscle M-line assembly protein unc-89 isoform X1, whose product MRRSKMAWSNNVRLFLKLSTQRCQFLSVGSKSEAPGGQKPGIFESDILASTSNARHMECLFAKWIRDKNSIHGTWQHFFKELVKEQVDTAMTTPKLYHPRPNDPNLSGKTDLYENLARHIHASSLSNQEMSFQEKAKYSTSNVGSMDNRSDKVNFSVPVTSPTISPPVLKDPSSTAKSDLNTCVVRPQKEDMEVLSLSTEIRTSGIYDHTKIGRKIPCFVLTAKGVADPFSKNMTRRMSQKKPPKEPVQSSLTAERSKRSKNRRNKFQKRYSSFETFLKYWKQASKREKFRRHNGPVMVVKKRSIGNSKPNNTMCFKSYYEKRPNQRKEKVPETISKQEIKVPSKPKEDKPKDQPELDPMKCNKTPLNASQVEDKDKDVKARDNASKTIETAKKSTMVSEESRNTRIPKNKSDTYETLEDLIEDIDDNTLNEDSIQPEKAKFVESASKKMPVEYKTSLRVFRPKENVKPKAVDQSLDVKQKPALKSKKPASNKPIPETFRPLRVFNADQKVIPKDEDKSWIYWDELTVKSLRKPTPGKEISTSKPTSSKNSKDLK is encoded by the exons ATGAGAAGGTCAAAAATGGCATGGAGCAACAACGTTCGCTTGTTTTTAAAGCTCTCGACGCAGCGTTGTCAGTTCTTGAGTGTGGGCTCCAAATCCGAGGCACCCGGAGGTCAGAAACCAGGAATCTTCGAGTCCGACATCCTGGCGAGTACTTCCAACGCCCGGCACATGGAGTGCCTGTTCGCCAAATGGATCAGGGACAAAAACTCGATTCATGGA ACCTGGCAGCATTTCTTCAAGGAGTTGGTAAAGGAACAAGTAGACACCGCAATGACCACTCCTAAGCTATACCATCCCAGGCCCAACGATCCCAATCTTAGTGGTAAAACTGATTTGTATGAAAATCTTGCAAGACACATTCACGCTTCTTCGCTTTCCAATCAAGAAATGAGCTTTCAGGAAAAGGCCAAGTATAGTACCAGCAATGTCGGATCCATGGATAACCGTTCAGATAAG GTGAATTTTTCAGTGCCTGTGACGAGCCCAACAATCTCCCCACCGGTACTGAAGGATCCGTCAAGCACTGCGAAATCGGACTTGAATACTTGTGTGGTTCGTCCTCAAAAAGAGGACATGGAAGTTCTTTCACTTTCAACGGAAATCAGGACATCTGGAATATACGACCATACGAAAATTGGCAGAAAAATTCCCTGCTTCGTTTTAACGGCAAAGGGAGTGGCAGATCCGTTTTCCAAAAATATGACTAGGAGAATGTCCCAGAAGAAGCCACCAAAAGAACCTGTACAATCATCATTAACGGCGGAAAGATCAAAAAGATCCAAAAATCGTCGCAACAAATTTCAAAAGAGATACAGTTCCTTTGAAACATTTCTAAAATATTGGAAGCAAGCTTCCAAAAGGGAAAAGTTTAGGCGGCATAATGGCCCAGTAATGGTTGTAAAAAAACGCTCAATTGGTAATTCCAAGCCAAATAATACCATGTGCTTCAAAAGCTATTACGAAAAGAGGCCTAAccaaagaaaagaaaaggtGCCCGAAACCATAAGTAAACAGGAAATTAAAGTGCCTTCAAAACCCAAAGAGGATAAGCCAAAGGACCAGCCAGAACTAGATCCTATGAAATGTAATAAAACTCCATTAAATGCTTCCCAAGTAGAGGATAAGGATAAAGATGTGAAAGCTAGGGATAACGCTTCAAAGACCATTGAAACAGCCAAAAAGTCAACAATGGTTTCTGAGGAGAGCAGAAACACACGTATTCCAAAAAACAAAAGTGATACATATGAGACCCTTGAAGATCTAATCGAAGATATCGATGACAACACCTTAAATGAGGATTCAATTCAACCTGAAAAAGCCAAATTCGTAGAAAGTGCTTCTAAAAAGATGCCTGTAGAATACAAAACATCTCTACGGGTTTTtagaccaaaggaaaatgttAAACCGAAAGCTGTTGACCAAAGTTTAGATGTCAAGCAAAAACCAGCTTTAAAGTCGAAAAAACCAGCCTCAAATAAACCGATACCTGAAACATTTAGACCTTTGAGGGTTTTCAATGCCGATCAGAAAGTCATCCCTAAAGATGAAGATAAGTCGTGGATATATTGGGATGAGTTAACAGTGAAAAGTCTGCGAAAACCAACTCCAGGTAAGGAGATAAGCACCTCGAAACCAACAAGTTCAAAGAACTCCAAGGACCTTAAATAA
- the LOC119552626 gene encoding muscle M-line assembly protein unc-89 isoform X2: MRRSKMAWSNNVRLFLKLSTQRCQFLSVGSKSEAPGGQKPGIFESDILASTSNARHMECLFAKWIRDKNSIHGTWQHFFKELVKEQVDTAMTTPKLYHPRPNDPNLSGKTDLYENLARHIHASSLSNQEMSFQEKAKYSTSNVGSMDNRSDKVNFSVPVTSPTISPPVLKDPSSTAKSDLNTCVVRPQKEDMEVLSLSTEIRTSGIYDHTKIGRKIPCFVLTAKGVADPFSKNMTRRMSQKKPPKEPVQSSLTAERSKRSKNRRNKFQKRYSSFETFLKYWKQASKREKFRRHNGPVMVVKKRSIGNSKPNNTMCFKSYYEKRPNQRKEKVPETISKQEIKVPSKPKEDKPKDQPELDPMKCNKTPLNASQVEDKDKDVKARDNASKTIETAKKSTMVSEESRNTRIPKNKSDTYETLEDLIEDIDDNTLNEDSIQPEKAKFVESASKKMPVEYKTSLRVFRPKENVKPKAVDQSLDVKQKPALKSKKPASNKPIPETFRPLRVFNADQKVIPKDEDKSWIYWDELTVKSLRKPTPDSKAKESKRNDEGFGQ, encoded by the exons ATGAGAAGGTCAAAAATGGCATGGAGCAACAACGTTCGCTTGTTTTTAAAGCTCTCGACGCAGCGTTGTCAGTTCTTGAGTGTGGGCTCCAAATCCGAGGCACCCGGAGGTCAGAAACCAGGAATCTTCGAGTCCGACATCCTGGCGAGTACTTCCAACGCCCGGCACATGGAGTGCCTGTTCGCCAAATGGATCAGGGACAAAAACTCGATTCATGGA ACCTGGCAGCATTTCTTCAAGGAGTTGGTAAAGGAACAAGTAGACACCGCAATGACCACTCCTAAGCTATACCATCCCAGGCCCAACGATCCCAATCTTAGTGGTAAAACTGATTTGTATGAAAATCTTGCAAGACACATTCACGCTTCTTCGCTTTCCAATCAAGAAATGAGCTTTCAGGAAAAGGCCAAGTATAGTACCAGCAATGTCGGATCCATGGATAACCGTTCAGATAAG GTGAATTTTTCAGTGCCTGTGACGAGCCCAACAATCTCCCCACCGGTACTGAAGGATCCGTCAAGCACTGCGAAATCGGACTTGAATACTTGTGTGGTTCGTCCTCAAAAAGAGGACATGGAAGTTCTTTCACTTTCAACGGAAATCAGGACATCTGGAATATACGACCATACGAAAATTGGCAGAAAAATTCCCTGCTTCGTTTTAACGGCAAAGGGAGTGGCAGATCCGTTTTCCAAAAATATGACTAGGAGAATGTCCCAGAAGAAGCCACCAAAAGAACCTGTACAATCATCATTAACGGCGGAAAGATCAAAAAGATCCAAAAATCGTCGCAACAAATTTCAAAAGAGATACAGTTCCTTTGAAACATTTCTAAAATATTGGAAGCAAGCTTCCAAAAGGGAAAAGTTTAGGCGGCATAATGGCCCAGTAATGGTTGTAAAAAAACGCTCAATTGGTAATTCCAAGCCAAATAATACCATGTGCTTCAAAAGCTATTACGAAAAGAGGCCTAAccaaagaaaagaaaaggtGCCCGAAACCATAAGTAAACAGGAAATTAAAGTGCCTTCAAAACCCAAAGAGGATAAGCCAAAGGACCAGCCAGAACTAGATCCTATGAAATGTAATAAAACTCCATTAAATGCTTCCCAAGTAGAGGATAAGGATAAAGATGTGAAAGCTAGGGATAACGCTTCAAAGACCATTGAAACAGCCAAAAAGTCAACAATGGTTTCTGAGGAGAGCAGAAACACACGTATTCCAAAAAACAAAAGTGATACATATGAGACCCTTGAAGATCTAATCGAAGATATCGATGACAACACCTTAAATGAGGATTCAATTCAACCTGAAAAAGCCAAATTCGTAGAAAGTGCTTCTAAAAAGATGCCTGTAGAATACAAAACATCTCTACGGGTTTTtagaccaaaggaaaatgttAAACCGAAAGCTGTTGACCAAAGTTTAGATGTCAAGCAAAAACCAGCTTTAAAGTCGAAAAAACCAGCCTCAAATAAACCGATACCTGAAACATTTAGACCTTTGAGGGTTTTCAATGCCGATCAGAAAGTCATCCCTAAAGATGAAGATAAGTCGTGGATATATTGGGATGAGTTAACAGTGAAAAGTCTGCGAAAACCAACTCCAG ATAGCAAAGCTAAAGAATCCAAGAGGAATGATGAGGGCTTTGGCCAGTAA